One genomic segment of Aliarcobacter cibarius includes these proteins:
- a CDS encoding septal ring lytic transglycosylase RlpA family protein, whose product MKLLNSVNISFFIGLVSIFFFTGCSSKNVDNDYNKFYKNTNNSKINNSPEMHRATMRPYSVFGIKYYPEIAKIGDRFEGIASWYGPDFHSKKTSNGEIYNMYDMTAAHKTLPMNTVVRVDNLENGKSTIVRINDRGPFVSGRIIDLSNKAAHAISMVGAGTAKVKVTVLGYNGEIENSKAPAVEVIDTPKEEKIEPFEAIEIKEDNIVVTTPVSTQIGAKVANNKSSNQKIVGNSKVAIQVGAFSKLEGANKVKKDYQNKYPSKIVEYVNQNGLYKVLIKGFSSEQDAVNFRSTNGLNNAVIIK is encoded by the coding sequence TTGAAATTGTTAAATAGTGTTAATATAAGTTTTTTTATAGGACTAGTTAGCATTTTTTTCTTTACAGGTTGTTCAAGTAAAAATGTAGATAACGACTATAATAAATTTTATAAAAATACAAACAATTCAAAAATAAACAATTCTCCAGAAATGCATAGAGCAACTATGCGACCTTATAGTGTTTTTGGTATAAAATATTATCCTGAGATAGCTAAAATAGGTGATAGATTTGAAGGTATTGCATCTTGGTATGGCCCTGATTTTCATTCTAAAAAAACTTCAAATGGTGAAATTTATAATATGTACGATATGACAGCAGCGCATAAGACTTTACCTATGAATACTGTTGTTAGAGTTGATAATCTTGAAAATGGAAAAAGTACTATTGTAAGAATAAATGATAGAGGACCTTTTGTTTCAGGAAGAATAATTGATCTTTCAAATAAAGCAGCTCATGCAATAAGTATGGTAGGTGCAGGAACAGCAAAAGTAAAAGTTACAGTTCTAGGGTATAATGGTGAAATTGAGAATAGTAAAGCACCTGCTGTTGAGGTTATTGATACACCAAAAGAAGAGAAGATTGAACCTTTTGAAGCTATTGAAATAAAAGAAGATAATATAGTTGTTACGACTCCAGTTAGTACTCAAATTGGCGCGAAAGTAGCAAATAATAAATCTTCTAACCAAAAAATAGTTGGTAATTCTAAAGTTGCTATACAAGTTGGTGCTTTTAGTAAACTAGAAGGTGCGAATAAAGTGAAAAAAGATTATCAAAATAAATATCCTTCAAAAATAGTAGAATATGTAAATCAGAATGGATTATATAAAGTTTTGATAAAAGGTTTTTCAAGCGAACAAGATGCAGTTAATTTTAGATCTACAAATGGTTTAAATAATGCAGTTATAATTAAATAG
- the lptC gene encoding LPS export ABC transporter periplasmic protein LptC: MALKIFIFLMLVFSTIFYFIPVESLHTSLKKEEAPQLMFENSTMYTLNDIGVTRVVEAANVLKYKNRDEMYLANITLRNQDKTKDFLIEKIKADKMEKIGNTYNFIDNVEYIRDNFAKVNTDFLKYDEIKKIATNSHPFKAIYKTHNYDGINLYLDATNDFIKSKNTHFKIDLNDKKGK, translated from the coding sequence ATGGCTTTAAAAATATTCATCTTTTTAATGCTTGTTTTTAGTACAATTTTTTATTTTATACCTGTAGAGAGTTTGCATACTAGTCTAAAAAAAGAAGAGGCTCCGCAGTTGATGTTTGAAAATTCTACTATGTATACATTAAATGATATAGGTGTAACAAGAGTTGTTGAAGCAGCAAATGTTTTAAAATATAAAAATAGAGATGAAATGTATTTAGCTAACATTACTCTAAGAAATCAAGATAAAACAAAAGATTTTTTAATTGAGAAAATTAAAGCCGATAAAATGGAAAAGATTGGAAATACATATAATTTTATAGATAATGTTGAGTATATAAGAGATAATTTTGCAAAAGTTAATACAGATTTTTTAAAGTATGATGAAATAAAAAAAATAGCTACAAATTCACATCCTTTTAAAGCTATTTACAAAACTCATAACTATGATGGAATAAATTTATATTTAGATGCAACAAATGATTTTATAAAATCAAAAAATA
- the hisB gene encoding imidazoleglycerol-phosphate dehydratase HisB, whose product MVEINRDTKETKIKCSLVLDGCGKFNINTGVGFFDHMLEAFSKHSGIDINLECIGDLHIDAHHTVEDCGIVLGQALKKAIFPIQAVERYGNATVVMDEAATTCALDLSNRPFLVYEINVSGKVGEFDVELIEEFFHALSGNAGITLHLIQERGRNKHHIIEATFKAFAVALRRALVKNERLGIPSTKGVL is encoded by the coding sequence ATGGTAGAAATAAATAGAGATACAAAAGAGACAAAAATAAAGTGTAGTTTAGTGCTAGATGGTTGTGGAAAATTTAATATAAATACTGGAGTTGGTTTTTTTGACCATATGCTAGAAGCTTTCAGTAAGCATAGTGGTATTGATATAAATTTAGAATGTATAGGTGATTTACACATTGATGCACATCATACAGTTGAAGATTGTGGAATAGTTTTAGGGCAAGCTTTAAAAAAAGCAATTTTTCCCATTCAAGCTGTTGAAAGATACGGAAATGCAACCGTTGTAATGGATGAAGCTGCAACAACTTGTGCTTTAGATTTATCAAATAGACCTTTTTTGGTATATGAGATAAATGTTAGTGGTAAAGTAGGAGAATTTGATGTTGAATTAATTGAAGAATTTTTTCATGCATTGAGTGGTAATGCTGGAATCACACTTCATTTAATTCAAGAAAGAGGAAGAAATAAACATCATATTATTGAAGCAACATTTAAAGCTTTTGCTGTTGCACTAAGACGAGCTTTAGTTAAAAATGAGAGATTAGGAATACCAAGTACAAAAGGTGTTTTATGA
- a CDS encoding KdsC family phosphatase, which produces MIELLVFDVDGTLTNGDIMYSSSGEEFKTFNVNDGFAMVFWTKQLGKKAAIITGRESKIVEYRANELKIEHLYQNVKDKLAILDEILKKEGLNYSQVAAIGDDLNDLKMLKKVGLSFAPQNATELVKNSVNVVCKKSGGSGAAREMIEYILREDNLEEEFLNTWL; this is translated from the coding sequence ATGATTGAACTTTTAGTATTTGACGTAGATGGTACTCTTACAAATGGTGATATTATGTATTCAAGTTCAGGAGAAGAATTTAAAACCTTTAATGTAAACGATGGTTTTGCAATGGTTTTTTGGACAAAACAACTTGGGAAAAAAGCTGCGATTATAACTGGACGTGAATCAAAAATAGTTGAATATAGAGCAAATGAATTAAAAATAGAACATCTATATCAAAATGTAAAAGATAAGTTAGCTATTCTTGATGAAATCTTGAAAAAAGAGGGTTTAAATTATAGTCAGGTTGCTGCAATTGGTGATGATTTAAACGATCTTAAAATGCTTAAAAAAGTAGGATTGTCTTTTGCTCCACAAAATGCTACTGAACTAGTAAAAAATAGTGTAAATGTTGTTTGTAAAAAAAGTGGTGGTAGTGGTGCAGCTAGAGAAATGATAGAATACATATTAAGAGAAGATAATCTAGAAGAGGAGTTTTTAAACACATGGCTTTAA